A single Triticum dicoccoides isolate Atlit2015 ecotype Zavitan chromosome 2A, WEW_v2.0, whole genome shotgun sequence DNA region contains:
- the LOC119356081 gene encoding sucrose synthase 7-like isoform X1 — protein sequence MASTKLSFKRMDSVAETMPDALRQSRYQMKRCFQRYVSKGRRLLKNQQLMEELERSLDDKVEKEKLVEGFLGYIICSTQEAVVLPPFVAFAVRMNPGIWEYVKVHADDLSVEGITPSEYLKFKETLYDEKWAKDDNSLEVDFGALDLSTPRLTLPSSIGNGMQFVSKFMSSKLNGKPESMKPLLDYLLTLNYRGEKLMVNDTIDTVNKLQTALLLAEVFVSGLPKFTPYLKFEQRFQEWGLEKGWGENAETCKETLNFLSEVLQAPDPINMEKFFSRVPTIFNIVVFSIHGYFGQEKVLGLPDTGGQVVYILDQVRSMEEELLQRIKLQGLHITPKILVLTRLIPDSKGTKCNVELEPVENTKYSHILRVPFKTEDGKDLRQWVSRFDIYPYLERYAQDASAKILDILEGKPDLIIGNYTDGNLVASLMSSKLGVTQGTIAHALEKTKYEDSDSKWRELDQKYHFSCQFTADMIAMNTTDFIITSTYQEIAGSKEKPGQYEHHYAFTMPGLCRYATGINVFDPKFNIAAPGADQSVYFPFTQKQKRLTALHPQIEELLYSKEDTDEHIGYLADRSKPIIFSMARLDKVKNITGLVEWYGQNKKVRDLVNFVVVAGLLNAAQSKDREEIDEINKMHNLIDKYQLKGQIRWIKAQTDRVRNGELYRYIADTKGAFVQPALYEAFGLTVIEAMNCGLPTFATNQGGPAEIIVDGVSGFHINPMNGREAGTKIADFFQKCKEDPGYWNKVSTAGLQRIYECYTWKIYATKVLNMGSMYGFWRTLNKEERVAKQRYMQMFYNLQFRNLVKTVPRVGEQPPRPATTTGAAAERNQIVARPRERKPQGRVQRMMTSLLGPKPPTYEQNGYR from the exons ATGGCCTCCACCAAGCTCAGCTTCAAGAGGATGGACAGCGTCGCCGAGACCATGCCCGACGCGCTGCGGCAGAGCCGCTACCAGATGAAGCGGTGCTTCCAGCGCTACGTGTCCAAGGGCCGCAGGCTCCTCAAGAACCAGCAGCTCATGGAGGAGCTGGAGAGGTCGCTCGACGACAAGGTCGAGAAGGAGAAGCTCGTCGAAGGCTTCCTCGGCTACATCATTTGTTCCACCCAG GAAGCGGTAGTGCTGCCGCCATTCGTTGCGTTCGCTGTCAGAATGAACCCCGGCATCTGGGAGTACGTCAAGGTCCATGCCGATGATCTGTCGGTCGAAGGGATCACGCCATCCGAGTACCTCAAGTTCAAAGAGACGTTATACGATGAGAAATG GGCCAAGGATGACAACTCGCTGGAGGTTGATTTTGGCGCTCTTGACCTCTCAACGCCACGTCTGACACTTCCCTCATCCATAGGGAACGGGATGCAGTTTGTCTCCAAGTTCATGTCTTCAAAGCTGAATGGCAAGCCTGAAAGCATGAAGCCGTTGCTCGACTATTTACTCACTCTGAATTACCGCGGCGAG AAGCTGATGGTTAACGACACAATCGACACGGTGAACAAGCTTCAGACGGCGCTGCTCCTTGCAGAAGTTTTTGTTAGCGGGCTGCCAAAATTCACACCATATTTGAAATTTGAACAAAG ATTTCAAGAATGGGGATTGGAGAAAGGGTGGGGTGAAAATGCTGAGACGTGCAAGGAGACACTGAATTTCCTATCTGAAGTGCTCCAGGCACCGGATCCTATCAACATGGAGAAGTTCTTCAGCAGGGTTCCAACCATATTTAACATTGTTGTCTTCTCTATCCATGGTTACTTTGGCCAGGAGAAGGTTCTAGGCTTGCCAGACACCGGCGGTCAG GTTGTCTACATCCTGGACCAAGTCAGGTCCATGGAAGAGGAGCTTCTGCAAAGAATCAAGCTGCAGGGTTTGCATATAACACCAAAGATTCTTGTG CTAACAAGACTGATACCAGATTCCAAAGGCACAAAGTGTAATGTGGAGCTCGAACCAGTTGAAAATACAAAATATTCACACATACTACGTGTGCCGTTCAAGACTGAAGATGGGAAGGATTTGCGCCAGTGGGTTTCCCGGTTCGACATTTACCCTTACCTAGAGAGATATGCTCAG GATGCCTCTGCCAAAATTCTTGACATTCTAGAGGGCAAACCAGACTTGATCATTGGCAACTACACTGATGGCAACTTGGTGGCGTCCCTCATGTCAAGCAAACTAGGAGTCACACAG GGAACGATTGCGCATGCTCTCGAAAAGACGAAGTATGAGGACTCGGATTCCAAGTGGAGAGAGCTGGACCAGAAGTACCACTTCTCCTGCCAATTCACTGCTGATATGATCGCCATGAACACTACTGACTTTATCATCACTAGCACATACCAAGAAATCGCTGGAAG CAAAGAGAAGCCTGGCCAGTATGAACACCACTATGCATTCACAATGCCCGGCCTTTGCCGCTACGCCACGGGCATCAATGTCTTCGACCCGAAGTTCAACATTGCTGCACCTGGCGCCGATCAGTCCGTCTACTTCCCCTTCACACAGAAGCAGAAGCGGCTGACAGCTTTACACCCACAGATTGAGGAGTTGCTGTACAGTAAGGAGGACACTGATGAACACAT AGGGTATCTGGCAGACAGAAGTAAGCCAATCATCTTCTCGATGGCGAGGCTGGACAAGGTGAAGAACATCACTGGACTAGTCGAGTGGTATGGTCAGAACAAGAAGGTCAGGGACCTCGTGAACTTCGTCGTCGTTGCAGGCCTCCTGAATGCTGCACAGTCCAAGGACCGGGAAGAGATAGACGAGATCAACAAGATGCACAATTTGATCGACAAGTACCAACTGAAAGGACAGATTCGCTGGATCAAGGCTCAGACTGACCGTGTCCGTAATGGCGAGCTGTACCGTTACATTGCAGATACAAAGGGTGCATTTGTTCAG CCTGCTCTCTATGAAGCATTTGGGCTAACAGTCATCGAGGCGATGAACTGCGGGCTGCCAACCTTCGCAACAAACCAAGGAGGGCCGGCAGAGATCATCGTTGATGGTGTCTCGGGTTTCCACATAAACCCAATGAACGGCAGGGAGGCAGGCACCAAGATTGCAGACTTCTTCCAGAAGTGCAAGGAAGACCCAGGCTACTGGAACAAGGTGTCCACTGCCGGGCTTCAGCGCATCTATGAATG CTACACATGGAAGATTTACGCAACCAAGGTGCTGAACATGGGGTCAATGTATGGCTTCTGGAGGActctgaacaaggaagagagagtgGCGAAACAACGCTACATGCAGATGTTCTACAACCTTCAGTTCAGGAATCTG GTGAAGACCGTCCCCAGAGTAGGTGAGCAGCCTCCAAGACCCGCGACCACGACAGGCGCAGCGGCGGAGCGTAACCAGATCGTGGCAAGGCCGAGAGAAAG AAAGCCACAGGGTCGGGTCCAAAG GATGATGACCAGCCTGCTCGGGCCGAAGCCGCCGACGTATGAGCAGAATGGCTACAGATGA
- the LOC119356081 gene encoding sucrose synthase 7-like isoform X2 translates to MASTKLSFKRMDSVAETMPDALRQSRYQMKRCFQRYVSKGRRLLKNQQLMEELERSLDDKVEKEKLVEGFLGYIICSTQEAVVLPPFVAFAVRMNPGIWEYVKVHADDLSVEGITPSEYLKFKETLYDEKWAKDDNSLEVDFGALDLSTPRLTLPSSIGNGMQFVSKFMSSKLNGKPESMKPLLDYLLTLNYRGEKLMVNDTIDTVNKLQTALLLAEVFVSGLPKFTPYLKFEQRFQEWGLEKGWGENAETCKETLNFLSEVLQAPDPINMEKFFSRVPTIFNIVVFSIHGYFGQEKVLGLPDTGGQVVYILDQVRSMEEELLQRIKLQGLHITPKILVLTRLIPDSKGTKCNVELEPVENTKYSHILRVPFKTEDGKDLRQWVSRFDIYPYLERYAQDASAKILDILEGKPDLIIGNYTDGNLVASLMSSKLGVTQGTIAHALEKTKYEDSDSKWRELDQKYHFSCQFTADMIAMNTTDFIITSTYQEIAGSKEKPGQYEHHYAFTMPGLCRYATGINVFDPKFNIAAPGADQSVYFPFTQKQKRLTALHPQIEELLYSKEDTDEHIGYLADRSKPIIFSMARLDKVKNITGLVEWYGQNKKVRDLVNFVVVAGLLNAAQSKDREEIDEINKMHNLIDKYQLKGQIRWIKAQTDRVRNGELYRYIADTKGAFVQPALYEAFGLTVIEAMNCGLPTFATNQGGPAEIIVDGVSGFHINPMNGREAGTKIADFFQKCKEDPGYWNKVSTAGLQRIYECYTWKIYATKVLNMGSMYGFWRTLNKEERVAKQRYMQMFYNLQFRNLVKTVPRVGEQPPRPATTTGAAAERNQIVARPRERQKATGSGPKDDDQPARAEAADV, encoded by the exons ATGGCCTCCACCAAGCTCAGCTTCAAGAGGATGGACAGCGTCGCCGAGACCATGCCCGACGCGCTGCGGCAGAGCCGCTACCAGATGAAGCGGTGCTTCCAGCGCTACGTGTCCAAGGGCCGCAGGCTCCTCAAGAACCAGCAGCTCATGGAGGAGCTGGAGAGGTCGCTCGACGACAAGGTCGAGAAGGAGAAGCTCGTCGAAGGCTTCCTCGGCTACATCATTTGTTCCACCCAG GAAGCGGTAGTGCTGCCGCCATTCGTTGCGTTCGCTGTCAGAATGAACCCCGGCATCTGGGAGTACGTCAAGGTCCATGCCGATGATCTGTCGGTCGAAGGGATCACGCCATCCGAGTACCTCAAGTTCAAAGAGACGTTATACGATGAGAAATG GGCCAAGGATGACAACTCGCTGGAGGTTGATTTTGGCGCTCTTGACCTCTCAACGCCACGTCTGACACTTCCCTCATCCATAGGGAACGGGATGCAGTTTGTCTCCAAGTTCATGTCTTCAAAGCTGAATGGCAAGCCTGAAAGCATGAAGCCGTTGCTCGACTATTTACTCACTCTGAATTACCGCGGCGAG AAGCTGATGGTTAACGACACAATCGACACGGTGAACAAGCTTCAGACGGCGCTGCTCCTTGCAGAAGTTTTTGTTAGCGGGCTGCCAAAATTCACACCATATTTGAAATTTGAACAAAG ATTTCAAGAATGGGGATTGGAGAAAGGGTGGGGTGAAAATGCTGAGACGTGCAAGGAGACACTGAATTTCCTATCTGAAGTGCTCCAGGCACCGGATCCTATCAACATGGAGAAGTTCTTCAGCAGGGTTCCAACCATATTTAACATTGTTGTCTTCTCTATCCATGGTTACTTTGGCCAGGAGAAGGTTCTAGGCTTGCCAGACACCGGCGGTCAG GTTGTCTACATCCTGGACCAAGTCAGGTCCATGGAAGAGGAGCTTCTGCAAAGAATCAAGCTGCAGGGTTTGCATATAACACCAAAGATTCTTGTG CTAACAAGACTGATACCAGATTCCAAAGGCACAAAGTGTAATGTGGAGCTCGAACCAGTTGAAAATACAAAATATTCACACATACTACGTGTGCCGTTCAAGACTGAAGATGGGAAGGATTTGCGCCAGTGGGTTTCCCGGTTCGACATTTACCCTTACCTAGAGAGATATGCTCAG GATGCCTCTGCCAAAATTCTTGACATTCTAGAGGGCAAACCAGACTTGATCATTGGCAACTACACTGATGGCAACTTGGTGGCGTCCCTCATGTCAAGCAAACTAGGAGTCACACAG GGAACGATTGCGCATGCTCTCGAAAAGACGAAGTATGAGGACTCGGATTCCAAGTGGAGAGAGCTGGACCAGAAGTACCACTTCTCCTGCCAATTCACTGCTGATATGATCGCCATGAACACTACTGACTTTATCATCACTAGCACATACCAAGAAATCGCTGGAAG CAAAGAGAAGCCTGGCCAGTATGAACACCACTATGCATTCACAATGCCCGGCCTTTGCCGCTACGCCACGGGCATCAATGTCTTCGACCCGAAGTTCAACATTGCTGCACCTGGCGCCGATCAGTCCGTCTACTTCCCCTTCACACAGAAGCAGAAGCGGCTGACAGCTTTACACCCACAGATTGAGGAGTTGCTGTACAGTAAGGAGGACACTGATGAACACAT AGGGTATCTGGCAGACAGAAGTAAGCCAATCATCTTCTCGATGGCGAGGCTGGACAAGGTGAAGAACATCACTGGACTAGTCGAGTGGTATGGTCAGAACAAGAAGGTCAGGGACCTCGTGAACTTCGTCGTCGTTGCAGGCCTCCTGAATGCTGCACAGTCCAAGGACCGGGAAGAGATAGACGAGATCAACAAGATGCACAATTTGATCGACAAGTACCAACTGAAAGGACAGATTCGCTGGATCAAGGCTCAGACTGACCGTGTCCGTAATGGCGAGCTGTACCGTTACATTGCAGATACAAAGGGTGCATTTGTTCAG CCTGCTCTCTATGAAGCATTTGGGCTAACAGTCATCGAGGCGATGAACTGCGGGCTGCCAACCTTCGCAACAAACCAAGGAGGGCCGGCAGAGATCATCGTTGATGGTGTCTCGGGTTTCCACATAAACCCAATGAACGGCAGGGAGGCAGGCACCAAGATTGCAGACTTCTTCCAGAAGTGCAAGGAAGACCCAGGCTACTGGAACAAGGTGTCCACTGCCGGGCTTCAGCGCATCTATGAATG CTACACATGGAAGATTTACGCAACCAAGGTGCTGAACATGGGGTCAATGTATGGCTTCTGGAGGActctgaacaaggaagagagagtgGCGAAACAACGCTACATGCAGATGTTCTACAACCTTCAGTTCAGGAATCTG GTGAAGACCGTCCCCAGAGTAGGTGAGCAGCCTCCAAGACCCGCGACCACGACAGGCGCAGCGGCGGAGCGTAACCAGATCGTGGCAAGGCCGAGAGAAAGGCAA AAAGCCACAGGGTCGGGTCCAAAG GATGATGACCAGCCTGCTCGGGCCGAAGCCGCCGACGTATGA
- the LOC119356083 gene encoding coiled-coil domain-containing protein 124-like — protein MPKKMGVNSKAEAARERRSAEESDRRQRAERAKEEEYWREAEGSKSRAARRREEEAEKRAEAAARKAENRRLAEAEAAAVASAVSKTDARKANRVGAPAPKVTEAELVRRREEERLRLEREAEAAKKRAARTAEEEEYERVVLVANTNRDDSVIEASGVDEAIVRLSLVDTDAALPADRHPERRLKASFKAFEEAELPRLKEEKPGLTLKQYKDMIWKLWKKSPDNPLNKATE, from the exons ATGCCGAAGAAGATGGGCGTCAACTCCAAGGCGGAGGCCGCCCGCGAGCGCCGCTCCGCCGAGGAGTCGGACCGCCGCCAGCGCGCcgagcgcgccaaggaggaggagtactggcgcgaggccgaggggtccaagtccCGCGCCGCGCGCCGCCGCGAGGAGGAGGCCGAGAAGCGCGCCGAGGCCGCCGCCCGCAAGGCCGAGAACCGCCGCCtcgccgaggccgaggccgccgccgtcgcctccgccGTCTCCAAGACGGACGCCCGCAAGGCCAACCGCGTCGGCGCCCCGGCCCCCAAGGTCACCGAGGCCGAGCTCGTGCGCCGCCGCGAGGAGGAGCGCCTGCGCCTCGAGcgcgaggccgaggccgccaagaagcgcGCCGCGCGCACCGCCGAGGAGGAGGAGTACGAGCGCGTCGTCCTCGTCGCCAACACCAACAGGGATGACTCCGTCATCGAGGCCTCCGGTGTCGACGAGGCCATCGTGCGGCTGTCGCTTGTTGACACAGACGCGGCCTTGCCCGCTGACAGGCATCCTGAGCGCCGCCTCAAGGCGTCATTCAAG GCATTTGAAGAGGCAGAGCTCCCTAGGCTGAAGGAAGAAAAGCCAGGCCTAACACTGAAACAGTACAAAGACATGATATGGAAGCTATGGAAGAAATCCCCAGACAACCCTCTGAACAAG GCAACTGAGTGA